From the genome of candidate division WOR-3 bacterium:
TGGGTTTAGAATTATTGGATAAGCTGGATTTATCCAAATACCCGTGGCTTTTTTGTTTCAAAAAGTTATGCCCAACCGAAGATTAAAAGTGAGGAGTACTCAGTTCACATTACTGAGCTCTCCATAATTTTTATATCTTTTGAAGAAGCAATGAAACTCATGGGCAAGATTTGTAAGGGTAATCAATGACCTATCATTGGGTACTTTTGTAGGACAACAATTCAGATATTCCCTTCTTGTAGGGCAAGGCTTTCGCATTGCATAAATAAAAAATACCAGCCTGAAGTCGACAGGTTGTAACCGGTAAAATGGTAGGCGCAGGCTTTAGCCTGCGGATAAATGTTTTTAAATCCCATGGTATTTCGCACCCTGAAGGGTGCGGTTACCGCTAATAATTCAGCGCGCATAAAAATGATTTGACAAAAAGTGGAAGGGACTCAGTTCACATTACTCATGCCTCTCCACTTTGCGTCTCGCTTCAAAAGCAAGGCATAACATAAATTTAATCAATTGCATACACCTGCCACCAACAAACCAATTCTATATACCCTTAATAACCACCTAGATTGTTTCAATCTCGGGCAAAACTGATATCTCCCCAATCAATTGAAAACACCTGAGCACTTGGATGATTGGAATATGAAAATAAACAGAAACAAATACTGCTTGACTTTTAATTTTCTTTGAGTAAAATTGCCTGAACCGGAGGTTTTTTTGAAAAAAGCAATTTTATTTATCATCTTGGCTTTTGTTTCTTTTACCTGTACGAGAAAAGAAGAACTTTATTTCACCCACCTTTACGGCTGGCTCAGGTATGATACACTGGGCGGAATAAATGGATTAAAAATTCTTGTCCGAGATATCAATCCGGAAAACACTGATTATTTTCGTTTCCGCCCCACTATCACTGGCTATTCACCGGATTCTTTGCCCGGCTTCTTTGAAATGGACAGTGTTTGTTATGGCACCACCAGTCTGCAGGGTAGCCAAATCGTGGCAGTTTTGCTCGACAGCACCGATAATCCCGGTTGGCCCCGTCAATATTGGTATTTGAGCCTTTCTGGTGGTGTGGATACTGTGGAATTGAATCTCCACAAGTAAACCTAATGCCCGAGAAAAAACAAGGAATCAGCGTTTTTCTCACCCGAAATATCTTCGCCCTGGGATTGGTGAGTTTATTCACCGATCTCTCCACCGAGATGTCTTATGCGTTAATCCCGATCTTCTTAAAAGAGGTCCTTAAAGCACAACCAGTCTTCATCGGGCTGGTAGAGGCAATCGCCGAATCCACCGCCAGTGTTTTAAAAACCTTCTCGGGATATATCTCGGACCGATTGAAAAAACGTAAACTCTTTATCTTCATCGGTTACACTTTCTCGGCAATTGTTAAACCGCTACTGGCGGCTGCCACCCAAGGCTGGCATGTCCTGCTCGTCCGTTTTGCAGATCGTTTCGGCAAAGGCATCCGCACTGCTCCCCGGGACGCTCTAATTGCTGAATCCACAAAAGCTGAGTATTACGGCCGGACTTACGGCTTTCACCGCGCCATGGATACGCTGGGAGCGATCCTTGGGCCCCTTTCCGCATTTTTAATTCTTTCTCTTTCCCATCAAAATTATCGACTTTTATTCGCCCTCGCCTTCATTCCCGGTCTCATTGCAGTGTTAATCATAATTTTCGCGGTCCGGGATATTCTACCTGAAAAAGAGAGAACATTAAGGTTTTCCCTTAAAGAAATCAATCCCCAATTAAAAACTTTTTTTATCATCATTATCATCTTCACCCTTGGTAATTCCTCAGATGCATTTTTGATCCTTCGGGCTAAGGATTTGGGTCTTTCGGTAAACATGATTCCTATCCTCTGGCTTGTATTTAATATCTCTTATTTCCTGTGGTCTTATCCCGCAGGTGTAATCTCGGACCGTATCGGTCGCAAGAAAACCATTATCTTTGGCTTTCTCATCTACTCAATGACTTATTCGGCACTGGCGTTTAACAATAAGACTTACCTCCTCTGGCCTATTTTTATCGTATACGGTCTTTATTATGGGTTTACCGAAGGTAATCTGAGAGCCCTTGTTGCCGATTTGACTTCTCCTGAATATCGGGGTACCATCTTCGGCATCTATCACACCGTTGTCGGTATCACCCTTTTGCCCGCAAACCTTCTAATGGGTTATCTATGGCAGAAGCTGGGCTTTACCATCGCTCTTTTATTTGGTGCCTTCCTTTCCCTTTTCTCCGCACTATTGCTAATCCTTTTGGTAAAACCCGCCCAGAATCGTTAAAATTTTGCTGGTTACATAGCTCGCTCCTGAGCAATTTTATTGCGCACTTCTGACAACCTGATCTCCGCGTTGCTGAAACCCCGATCAAGCATTATTGCCTTCTCATACATCTTCTCAGCCTGTTCCAACCTCCCCGATTGCTCATAAGCCAGACCCAGATAGTAATACAATTCCGGGTCATGGGGATTGATCTTTAAAGCCTCGCTAAATTTATTGATGGCCTTGTCATACTCTTTATTCATGAGATATGACTGGCCTATTTCCATTAAAACCTCAATTTCTCCTGATTGCATGCTCCTTTCCTCTGATTTTAATAGAATTTTTATTTATTTTATCATGCTGGTGGACAACGGATGACCGTATCTCGAAGAAACTCCTCGTCCTTTTCCGGGTAGTCAAGAATATAATGGAGTCCGCGGGATTCCTTCCGGATGAGACAGGATTCAACTATGAGCCAAGCGACATTCACCATATTTTGCGATTCCATATTTTTTAAATGAATGCCAGATTCAAATTGTTTGCTGTATTCATTAAGAATTTCGCTCGCTTTTTTCAACCCTTCTTCAGTCCTTATGACATTTGCATACTGGTTCATCAACTGTTTGATCTGGATTTTGAAGTCCGGGCCGGTTTTTACCGTCGGCTTCAATTTGGGTGTCCTTCTTAACCGGAGTTCCTTGATATGGGATATCCTTTTTGCAGCCCGGGTAGCAAAAACGAGTGCCTCAAGTAAAGAATTTGAGGCGAGGCGGTTTGCACCATGGACCCCGGTGCAGGCGCATTCACCCAGTGCGAATAAACGTTCAATGGATGTTTCGCCCCAGGTATTGACCCGGATTCCGCCACATAAATAATGAGCAGCCGGTACCACAGGTATTGGTTCCCGAGTGATATCAATACCCCAGCGCAGACAGGTCTCGTAAATCGTTGGGAAACGATTTTTTAAAAAGTCCGGTTTGAGATGTGTAACATCAAGCAGCACATACGGATCGTTATTCTCCAGCATTTCAGTTACACATGCCCGCGCCACTACATCGCGGGGAGCGAGATTTTCCAGGGGATGGTATTTTTTCATAAAGGGCTTACCCGCCCGGGTTTTCAGAATTCCTCCTTCGCCGCGGACCGCTTCGGAGATCAAAAAAGACCGTCCATCAATCTTGATGTTATATACCGCCGTAGGATGGAATTGAACAAACTCCATGTTAGCAATCTCGGCACCGGCACGGAATGCCATGGCGATCCCATCCCCAGTAGCAATAGCAGGATTGGTAGTATGTTCATAAACCTGTCCGATGCCGCCGGTAGCTAAAACAGTAGCACTGGCAAATATCGTCTCCACCCGCTGGGTATCAATATCAAGATAATAAATTCCCAGACATTCATTATCCTGCACAATCAGATCCAATACCACCTCATTTTCACTGATGGTGATTTCGTATTTCTTCGCTTCCTCAAGTAATACCCGTTCGATTTCCTGACCAGTATAATCCCGGGCGTGCACAATCCGGCGGTGGGAATGTCCTCCCTCCTGCCCCAGTTCAAAATTCCCATCTTTGTCCACCGAAAACCGACAGCCCATTGTGTAGAGCTCTCTTATCAAAGCCGGTCCTTCTTTAACCATTATCTCCACTGCCTCTTTGTGACAAAGTCCATCACCGGCTTTTATGGTATCTTCAATGTGACTATCAAAGGAGTCATCCTTTCCAAATACACCCGCAATCCCTCCTTGAGCATAGTTGGTATTGGATTCTGCCTTATGTTTTTTGGTAAGAACCAGGACGGTGCCGTAGCGGGCGCTTTTGGTGGCGAAGGTCAAACCTGCAACTCCGGAGCCCACCACCAGGAAGTCAACCTTTTTGGGCATCACAAAATTTTACATAAAATTATCTGAATGTCAACAGATTATTGATAAGACAATGATGATGGGTAATTAAATCAAATTCAGAAAATAAGCTTTCAGATAATCACTTTCCGGGAAATTCAATAAAATCGGATGGTCTTTTGCCTGTTGACCACAGTGTCGAATTACAAAATTTCTCCGCGCATCCCTTGCTGCATCGCGCAGCATGAATAAAAATTCTTCATGAGAGATGTGATAAGAACAGGAAGAGGTGAATAGAAGCCCACCTTCGTTCAGCAATTTCATCGCCATCAGATTTATTTCTTTATACCCACGCAGGGCGTCTGATTTCTGTTTTTTTGATTTGGTGAAAGATGGCGGATCAAGGATGATGGTGTCAAATTTTTTACCTCGATTATAGAAGTCTCTTAAAATTTCGAATACATCTGCACAAATAAACTCACATTCAAGATTATTTAACTGGGCATTCCTTTGTGCCAGGGCAATCGCCCTTTCTGAAGAATCAACACCCAGCACCTTGCCCTTTCGGGCAGCGTAAAGTGTAAAACCACCGGTATAACAGAAGCAATCAAGTATTGCACCAAAAGCCCATTCTCCAATCTTTTTTCGGTTTTCGCGCTGGTCAAAGAAAAAGCCTGTTTTCTGTCCGTTCACAATGTCCACAAGGAATCTTATTCCATCCTGTTCTATTTCTATTAACTCCGGTATTTCGCCGTAGATCAGCCGGTCTGCAATTTCCAGCCCTTCAAGCCGCCGGAGGTTTTCGTCGGATTTCTCAAAAATTCCCGAGGGATTAAATAACTCCTTCAACACCTCATACACCATCTCCTTCTGCCTCTCCATCCCCAGACAGTTTATCATTACCACCAGATAATCACCATATTTATCAATGATCAAACCGGGCAGCCCATCGCTCTCACTGTAAACCAGACGAAAACTCGCACCCAATCCCGCACGGCGTTTAAATGCCTCTTTTATCCTTTGCTCCAGAAGGTTCTTTGAAAACGCCTCTTCTTTGTCTGAGAAGAGACGCACGCTTATCAATGAATGAGGATTGTAAAATCCGCTTCCAATCACCTTCTTTCTTTCTTCTACCTTTACCACCTCTCCCGGTGAAGGATTTTCCGTTTTTAATATCTCATTAGAGAATATCCAAGGATGGTTAAAATGCCTTCGGCGAACGATTACCTTTTTCACTCAAAAATCCTTTCCACGCCCTCTTTTTTTACCCAACCGCCGATACCCCCGGGCAACTGGATGAGGTAGTAGCCGTTACGCTCTTCACGAATCCGTGCCTCAGCACCATCATGGACAGCCAGAATTTCTTTGTATTCCGCACCTGGACCACTGAAAGCCTTTAATTCCGGAACAATCACCACCGCCACTCGGGCATTCTTTTCTGCTTCCCACAATGCCCAGGTAATTATAAAATAGCCGAAAAACAGCAAACCTAAAAAACTCAAATAGAGCAAAAATTTTTGACGCCGGATTAAAAAGAAGGATAGAAAAACGGATGCAAAAAAGAACGCCAGCGCCGACAACCAGGCACTCTCACGGGCCGAAAAATAATGGAAAAGTCGATCTAAAAATTGTACCAAGGGATTGGTTATAGCAAGTGTTCGATCAGGTCGGAAATTTCTTATAAAATTAAGGTTAAAGATAACATCTTCATCCCGAGGACAGAGAAAATATGCACGCCGGTATTGAATTAATGCCTTACCGAGGTTGGCATTTTTAAAATAGGCATTACCGAGATTATAGTAGATGTCTTTATCTTCGCACACCTTCAGCGCATTTTCGTAATATTGGATTGCCTGTGCATAATCACCTGCACAATAAAATTTATTGCCAGTGTTGTATAACTCCACTGCCTCGGCGAGGGTGGCAAAAATTATTAAAATCATAACCGATCCATCAGCTCTTTCGTTCTTTTATAAAGCTCCTCCATGGGTAAATCTTCGTCTGAAATCGGCGCATAGGCAATCAATTCGCACTTCCTGATTATTGAAAATAATTCATCGACGAATTTAGGTTCAATGCCTTTGTTTAACAACTCTTGTTTTAATTGTTCGGTTGTCAGCACACCAGTATCAAGGTTATAGCGGTCGCCGAGATAATTGATTATCGCCCGTGATAACGCGCTATAGAAATTTTTTGCATCATTCTTTTTCAAATAGTCCCTCACTTCCTGGAAGCGTTTTTTGAATAATTTACCCGACATAAATCGCCGTGCATAGGCGCGGTCCTGGGATAATCGGACCTGATGCCGTTGATAAAGAAAGGCGCCGACCAGAAGCAGAATTGACATCAGATATAAAAGAAATGAGAGGTCTTTACTACTTATTAGATCGGTCTTAAGCACCACCTTATCCGGCTTAATATACCGTATATCACTTCCAAGAATTTTCACTCCTCCCGCATCGGTAACTATTTGACCGGCAACGATGCCGGTGGCGATAAATTTGCGTTTTTCGCTTTTTAACACCTCATAACTTTTAGTCTGTGGATTGAAATAGG
Proteins encoded in this window:
- a CDS encoding tetratricopeptide repeat protein codes for the protein MILIIFATLAEAVELYNTGNKFYCAGDYAQAIQYYENALKVCEDKDIYYNLGNAYFKNANLGKALIQYRRAYFLCPRDEDVIFNLNFIRNFRPDRTLAITNPLVQFLDRLFHYFSARESAWLSALAFFFASVFLSFFLIRRQKFLLYLSFLGLLFFGYFIITWALWEAEKNARVAVVIVPELKAFSGPGAEYKEILAVHDGAEARIREERNGYYLIQLPGGIGGWVKKEGVERIFE
- the nadB gene encoding L-aspartate oxidase, producing the protein MPKKVDFLVVGSGVAGLTFATKSARYGTVLVLTKKHKAESNTNYAQGGIAGVFGKDDSFDSHIEDTIKAGDGLCHKEAVEIMVKEGPALIRELYTMGCRFSVDKDGNFELGQEGGHSHRRIVHARDYTGQEIERVLLEEAKKYEITISENEVVLDLIVQDNECLGIYYLDIDTQRVETIFASATVLATGGIGQVYEHTTNPAIATGDGIAMAFRAGAEIANMEFVQFHPTAVYNIKIDGRSFLISEAVRGEGGILKTRAGKPFMKKYHPLENLAPRDVVARACVTEMLENNDPYVLLDVTHLKPDFLKNRFPTIYETCLRWGIDITREPIPVVPAAHYLCGGIRVNTWGETSIERLFALGECACTGVHGANRLASNSLLEALVFATRAAKRISHIKELRLRRTPKLKPTVKTGPDFKIQIKQLMNQYANVIRTEEGLKKASEILNEYSKQFESGIHLKNMESQNMVNVAWLIVESCLIRKESRGLHYILDYPEKDEEFLRDTVIRCPPA
- a CDS encoding tetratricopeptide repeat protein → MQSGEIEVLMEIGQSYLMNKEYDKAINKFSEALKINPHDPELYYYLGLAYEQSGRLEQAEKMYEKAIMLDRGFSNAEIRLSEVRNKIAQERAM
- a CDS encoding MFS transporter — translated: MPEKKQGISVFLTRNIFALGLVSLFTDLSTEMSYALIPIFLKEVLKAQPVFIGLVEAIAESTASVLKTFSGYISDRLKKRKLFIFIGYTFSAIVKPLLAAATQGWHVLLVRFADRFGKGIRTAPRDALIAESTKAEYYGRTYGFHRAMDTLGAILGPLSAFLILSLSHQNYRLLFALAFIPGLIAVLIIIFAVRDILPEKERTLRFSLKEINPQLKTFFIIIIIFTLGNSSDAFLILRAKDLGLSVNMIPILWLVFNISYFLWSYPAGVISDRIGRKKTIIFGFLIYSMTYSALAFNNKTYLLWPIFIVYGLYYGFTEGNLRALVADLTSPEYRGTIFGIYHTVVGITLLPANLLMGYLWQKLGFTIALLFGAFLSLFSALLLILLVKPAQNR
- a CDS encoding class I SAM-dependent rRNA methyltransferase; amino-acid sequence: MKKVIVRRRHFNHPWIFSNEILKTENPSPGEVVKVEERKKVIGSGFYNPHSLISVRLFSDKEEAFSKNLLEQRIKEAFKRRAGLGASFRLVYSESDGLPGLIIDKYGDYLVVMINCLGMERQKEMVYEVLKELFNPSGIFEKSDENLRRLEGLEIADRLIYGEIPELIEIEQDGIRFLVDIVNGQKTGFFFDQRENRKKIGEWAFGAILDCFCYTGGFTLYAARKGKVLGVDSSERAIALAQRNAQLNNLECEFICADVFEILRDFYNRGKKFDTIILDPPSFTKSKKQKSDALRGYKEINLMAMKLLNEGGLLFTSSCSYHISHEEFLFMLRDAARDARRNFVIRHCGQQAKDHPILLNFPESDYLKAYFLNLI